From a region of the Gossypium raimondii isolate GPD5lz chromosome 10, ASM2569854v1, whole genome shotgun sequence genome:
- the LOC105777043 gene encoding WPP domain-associated protein — translation MVGGNSEMESCIDANSSAVSCCDESVHGTVSVGDPIKDSGELDVEFLNEFDLYVEDIKDGLVVSRMVNDSIIRGMVNAVEQEAADRIAQKELELVRLKEMLKSYHVGSDENQLLRPLTKNNDPNIGKLSAFSRLSDALTDHDKILESFGRLKSAAKGQLKNLRIDIGQIRGHGSIKKINSVSELVGLGGILQEDELKKRIGAEKTLDSLSETLESVFEQVGNIVYSSKVSHCQWQQEQEYQEEVERMVITICIRGLEEQLEKTLWDQNAQWYGNEDVCWFEKINEISFLRQELDAISKSLSNPESGVLHSHSSLEINGDVSNDKRTDHLHQKVLGNHVSSSVSLWEGNGKDGELVIPVPENLDPQQLIHMKKDELVNFFKVEMTKMKRNHDYKLQEMTEKYFSLKREYLKERGSSLPSRKDKEFDVLRKKIPDVILKLDRILVENEKVPLLSNNNDNLSILKDRLESLLSENRQLRDALSDRKKEVNQLSSQLSDAIMNISEQSLVEENLLRRVESLESVVEDAHIEATISWDVYNFLFRGAISQVKCMAEDSEMEQNIMKEIYDLILKDASCNMSHARKSGFEDSDLESLAMEGLCAIIFREAFTEAREKLHDLSMDAIEKERVLKMEVAEKENLQEQVLLVTSTVNEKEKLLNETAAALAREKEKLMAASQELDSARGWTNQHRMIISKCNEESSVLKTNLLQASEELEQHKVEICGLKTKLDQAMKELRESNGERSRLLVAAKENDNILSLVKANENEHRKQMESIIILVEGLSKGVAAFESRVGEHMERSSLRLESLSSQSSSLIQMVNKLKRKGLQYKQSLERRRSDLEKAETEVDLLGDEVEVLLGLLEKIYIALDHYSPILKHYPGIMEILKLVRRELSGECNKSL, via the exons ATGGTGGGAGGCAATTCTGAAATGGAGAGCTGTATAGATGCAAATTCTAGTGCCGTTTCATGTTGTGATGAGTCTGTTCATGGGACGGTGAGCGTTGGTGATCCCATAAAAGACAGTGGAGAACTTGATGTTGAATTTCTCAATGAATTTGATTTATATGTGGAAGACATCAAGGATGGATTGGTCGTTTCTAGGATGGTGAATGACTCGATCATCAGGGGCATGGTCAATGCTGTTGAGCAAGAGGCAGCTGATAGGATTGCTCAGAAAGAGTTGGAATTAGTGAGGTTGAAGGAAATGTTAAAATCTTACCATGTTGGTTCAGATGAAAACCAACTCTTGAGACCTTTAACGAAGAACAATGATCCGAATATTGGAAAATTAAGTGCATTTTCAAGGTTGTCGGATGCTTTAACTGACCATGACAAGATACTAGAATCTTTTGGCAGACTTAAAAGTGCAGCTAAAGGGCAGCTTAAGAATCTCAGGATAGATATTGGCCAAATCAGAGGGCATGGTTCTATTAAGAAGATTAATTCGGTTTCTGAGTTGGTGGGATTGGGTGGTATTTTGCAAGAGGACGAATTGAAGAAACGGATTGGAGCAGAGAAAACACTTGATTCCTTAAGTGAAACTCTGGAATCTGTTTTTGAGCAAGTGGGCAATATTGTTTACTCATCCAAGGTTTCACACTGTCAATGGCAACAGGAGCAAGAATATCAGGAAGAAGTTGAACGTATGGTAATAACAATCTGCATCCGCGGTTTAGAGGAACAGCTTGAGAAAACACTTTGGGATCAAAATGCTCAATGGTATGGTAATGAAGATGTATGTTGGTTTGAGAAGATCAATGAGATTTCCTTCTTGCGTCAGGAGTTAGATGCCATTTCAAAATCACTGTCCAATCCTGAATCCGGAGTGCTGCATTCTCATAGTTCATTGGAGATCAATGGTGACGTGAGTAATGATAAAAGGACTGATCATTTGCATCAAAAGGTTCTAGGAAATCATGTTTCATCATCAGTTTCACTTTGGGAAGGAAATGGCAAGGACGGAGAGTTGGTAATTCCTGTGCCAGAAAATTTGGATCCTCAACAACTAATACACATGAAAAAGGATGAATTGGTGAACTTTTTCAAGGTTGAGATGACAAAAATGAAGAGGAACCATGACTATAAACTACAAGAGAtgactgaaaaatattttagtctCAAGCGGGAGTACTTGAAAGAGAGGGGTTCTTCTCTTCCATCTAGGAAAGATAAGGAGTTTGATGTCTTGAGGAAAAAGATCCCAGATGTCATACTGAAATTGGATAGGATTCTTgtggaaaatgaaaaagttccgttattaagtaataataatgataatctCAGCATCTTGAAGGACAGATTAGAATCTCTACTTTCAGAAAATCGTCAACTGAGAGACGCACTCTCTGATAGAAAAAAGGAAGTTAACCAGCTTTCTTCACAACTTTCTGATGCCATAATGAATATCTCAGAGCAGTCTCTTGTTGAGGAAAACTTACTTAGAAGGGTAGAAAGCCTCGAGTCCGTGGTTGAGGATGCACATATTGAAGCTACCATTAGTTGGGATGTATATAATTTCTTGTTCAGGGGGGCAATCAGCCAGGTAAAGTGCATGGCTGAAGATTCAGAGATGGAGCAAAATATCATGAAAGAAATTTATGACCTTATATTAAAAGATGCTTCTTGCAATATGTCACATGCCAGAAAGAGTGGATTTGAAGATTCTGATTTGGAATCTTTAGCTATGGAAGGGCTATGTGCAATCATATTCAGAGAAGCCTTCACAGAAGCCAGGGAGAAACTCCATGACTTAAGTATGGATGCGATTGAGAAGGAAAGGGTGCTAAAGATGGAAGTTGCAGAGAAGGAAAATTTGCAGGAACAAGTGCTCCTAGTGACATCTACAGTTAACGAAAAGGAGAAGTTACTTAATGAAACAGCGGCTGCATTGGCAAGAGAAAAGGAGAAATTGATGGCAGCTTCTCAAGAGCTTGATAGTGCAAGGGGTTGGACAAACCAGCATCGAATGATAATTTCTAAGTGCAATGAAGAATCCAGTGTTCTGAAAACTAATCTCCTTCAAGCATCAGAGGAACTTGAGCAACACAAAGTGGAGATATGTGGATTGAAAACGAAACTTGACCAAGCCATGAAGGAGTTGAGAGAAAGTAATGGTGAGAGAAGCAGGCTTCTTGTTGCTGCCAAAGagaatgataatattttatcattagtTAAAGCAAATGAAAACGAGCACAGAAAACAGATGGAATCAATAATTATTCTTGTGGAAGGACTGTCCAAGGGAGTTGCTGCTTTTGAAAGTCGAGTAGGAGAACATATGGAGAGGAGTAGTCTAAG GTTGGAAAGTTTAAGCTCCCAATCCAGTTCTCTAATTCAGATggtaaataaattgaaaagaaagggATTGCAATATAAGCAAAGTCTTGAAAGGAGACGCTCTGACCTTGAAAAAGCTGAAACTGAG GTCGATCTCTTGGGTGATGAGGTGGAAGTACTTCTAGGCCTTCTCGAGAAAATATACATTGCACTTGATCATTATTCCCCAATATTGAAACATTATCCTGGA ATTATGGAGATACTGAAGCTGGTTAGAAGAGAATTGAGTGGAGAATGTAACAAGTCACTTTGA
- the LOC105776096 gene encoding vacuolar protein sorting-associated protein 54, chloroplastic isoform X1 — protein sequence MDLQPSPSGRSSTVGRTSSFSVADSGGQTLSSVLNNPHAGKLEASWGWWSVAPPEFTPLTSTKAACDLTRSDFQSYVSSISDSYYRFEDIRNHTTKEQTLDVDNIGEALVACLREVPALYFKEDFALEDGGTFRAACPFTDVSENIILQEKLSHYLDVVELHLVKEISLRSNSFFEAQGQLQDLNVKIVEGCNRIRDLKETIRLVDTDLVDSARQIQELNASRTNLLALQHKLKLILSVNQALSALKLLVASSECAGALDIIDDLQHLLDGDELSGLHCFRHLRDHVVTSIDSINSILSAEFMRASIHDKGDKDSVILLKAKARASISLNGEDVGQVNLDEEETTNFRDRLLPLIIGLLRTAKLPFVLRTYRDTLTADMKTAIKTAVAELLPVLVGQPLESDMGAERTVDADGGGLSLASKLRSLSSGSFVQLLAAIFKIVQAHLVRAAEVKRAIEWVMCNLDGHYAADSVAAAIALGAMVAESSQESNGQGGALPLSASLRSTSKVLSSPGKGSDAISPSNLSKNFRADVLRENAEAVFAACDAAHGRWAKLLGVRALLHPKLRLQDFLSIYNITQEFITSTEKIGGRLGYSIRGTLQSQAKSFVDFQHESRMTKIRAVLDQETWVEVDVPDEFQAIVSSLFDSEAIVSGSKDNAESNMTESYSNEGSQVGSVAQNEPTDSSSTTAVNAAQGKAEVIERKKSDAVTSSQSNNSNTKERGKNATQTLECGGVSYHMVNCGLILLKMLSEYIDMNHLLPALSLEVVHRVVEILKFFNTRTCQLVLGAGAMQVSGLKSITSKHLALASQVISFIYAIIPELRQILFLKVPEPRKSLLLSEFDRVAQDYKVHRDEIHTKLVQIMRERLLVHLRGLPQIVESWNRPEEADPQPSQFARSLTKEVGFLQRVLSRTLHEVDVQAIFRQVVVIFHSQISDAFSRLEISTPQAKDRLYRDVTHILGCIRSLPSDNSNNSATPNWGQLDEFLAQRFGAEAS from the exons ATGGATCTACAGCCTTCCCCATCGGGAAGGTCATCGACAGTTGGTCGGACCTCTTCATTTTCCGTCGCCGATTCGGGTGGCCAAACGCTTTCTTCGGTCCTTAACAACCCTCATGCTGGCAAATTGGAAGCTTCTTGGGGTTGGTGGTCGGTCGCGCCGCCTGAATTCACTCCTTTGACGTCCACCAAAGCGGCTTGCGACCTTACCCGATCCGACTTCCAATCATACGTCTCTTCCATCTCCGATTCCTATTATCGATTCGAGGATATTAGGAATCACACCACCAAGGAGCAGACTCTCGATGTCGATAACATTGGGGAAGCCCTCGTAGCTTGTTTAAGGGAGGTTCCCGCCCTTTATTTTAAGGAAGATTTCGCGCTCGAAGATGGGGGGACCTTCCGGGCAGCCTGCCCTTTTACTGATGTTTCTGAAAACATTATACTTCAGGAGAAATTGTCCCATTACTTGGATGTTGTGGAGCTTCATTTGGTGAAGGAGATTTCGTTGCGCTCCAATTCTTTCTTCGAAGCGCAAGGGCAGTTGCAGGACTTGAATGTTAAGATTGTGGAAGGATGCAATCGGATTCGTGATTTGAAGGAAACTATTCGGCTCGTAGACACTGATTTGGTTGACTCTGCTAGGCAGATTCAGGAGTTGAATGCCTCTAGGACCAATTTGTTGGCTCTCCAACATAAATTGAAGCTTATTCTATCTGTTAACCAAGCCTTATCCGCTCTTAAATTG CTTGTTGCATCTTCAGAGTGTGCTGGAGCTTTGGATATTATCGATGATCTGCAACACTTACTG GATGGGGATGAGCTTTCTGGTTTACATTGCTTTCGTCACCTTCGAGATCACGTAGTCACTTCTATAGATTCCATAAACAg TATTCTTTCGGCAGAATTTATGCGTGCTTCAATACATGACAAGGGGGATAAAGATTCAGTTATATTGTTGAAAGCAAAAGCCAGGGCATCCATTTCCTTGAATGGCGAGGATGTTGGA CAGGTTAACTTGGATGAGGAAGAAACCACCAATTTTCGAGATCGTCTTCTGCCTCTTATTATTGGTTTGCTTCGAACT GCCAAGCTCCCATTTGTCCTAAGGACATATCGTGATACACTTACTGCTGATATGAAAACTGCTATTAAGACTGCTGTTGCAGAGCTGCTTCCGGTTCTGGTGGGCCAACCTCTGGAATCTGATATGGGTGCAGAGCGCACTGTCGATGCAGATG GTGGAGGCTTATCACTTGCTAGCAAATTAAGGAGTTTGTCATCTGGAAGCTTTGTCCAACTTCTGGCTGCTATTTTCAAGATTGTACAG GCACATTTAGTCCGGGCAGCTGAAGTGAAAAGGGCCATTGAGTGGGTAATGTGCAACCTTGATGGTCATTATGCTGCTGATTCAGTCGCTGCTGCAATTGCACTTGGTGCCATGGTTGCAGAATCTTCTCAAGAGAGTAACGGTCAAGGTGGTGCACTTCCTCTGAGTGCATCTTTAAGGAGTACATCCAAGGTTCTTTCATCCCCAGGGAAAGGAAGTGATGCGATAAGCCCCTCAAATTTATCAAAGAATTTCAG GGCGGATGTTCTGAGAGAAAATGCTGAAGCGGTCTTTGCAGCTTGTGATGCTGCTCATGGAAGATGGGCAAAGCTGCTTGGCGTTCGTGCTCTTCTTCATCCTAAGCTAAGATTGCAAGACTTTCTGAGCATATATAATATCACTCAGGAGTTTATAACTTCTACAGAGAag ATTGGAGGAAGGTTGGGATATAGCATCAGGGGAACACTGCAGTCACAGGCTAAATCCTTTGTTGATTTCCAGCATGAATCTCGA ATGACAAAAATACGAGCAGTGCTTGATCAAGAGACATGGGTAGAAGTAGATGTTCCTGATGAATTTCAGGCTATTGTTTCTTCACTGTTTGATTCTGAAGCAATAGTTTCTGGAAGCAAGGATAATGCTGAAAGTAATATGACAGAAAGCTACAGCAATGAGGGTTCACAAGTAGGTTCTGTGGCGCAGAATGAACCAACTGATTCTAGTAGCACAACTGCGGTAAATGCTGCCCAAGGGAAGGCTGAGGTGATTGAGAGAAAGAAATCTGATGCAGTAACTTCATCTCAGAGTAATAACAGTAATACAAAGGAACGTGGAAAAAATGCTACTCAAACACTTGAATGTGGCGGTGTTAGTTATCACATGGTTAACTG TGGCTTAATATTGCTGAAGATGCTGTCAGAGTACATTGACATGAATCATCTTCTGCCAGCACTATCCTTGGAGGTGGTTCATCGTGTTGTGgagattctaaaatttttcaacacGAGAACATGCCAACTTGTTTTAGGTGCTGGAGCCATGCAG GTTTCTGGTTTGAAGTCCATTACTTCTAAACACTTGGCCTTGGCAAGTCAAGTCATTAGTTTCATATATGCTATCATTCCTG AATTGAGGCAAATCCTGTTCCTCAAAGTTCCTGAACCTCGAAAGTCACTTTTGCTGTCAGAGTTTGATCGAGTTGCACAG gaTTATAAGGTTCACCGGGATGAAATTCATACAAAGCTTGTTCAGATAATGAGAGAGAGGTTGTTGGTTCATCTGCGTGGACTACCCCAGATTGTTGAGAGCTGGAATAGACCAGAAGAAGCTGACCCACAGCCCAGTCAATTTGCTAGGTCTCTCACTAAG GAAGTTGGGTTCCTCCAACGAGTTTTATCTCGTACATTGCATGAAGTAGACGTTCAAGCAATTTTCAG GCAAGTTGTTGTAATCTTCCATTCACAAATTTCAGACGCATTTTCACGCTTAGAGATCAGCACTCCCCAGGCAAAAGATAG ACTGTACCGCGATGTTACACACATTCTTGGATGCATTCGGTCATTGCCTTCtgataattcgaataactctgCTACCCCAAACTGGGGGCAACTGGATGAGTTCTTAGCACAAAGGTTCGGGGCCGAAGCCAGTTGA
- the LOC105775793 gene encoding uncharacterized protein LOC105775793 yields the protein MPYFHTKSNAISMTAFLQLVTTVIVLILVQESAARELRPSDHGLEYQSLPPKGLKSPEMMSFFGSTSKSSSTSSSSTPSVVALPKATNSNDTSWWRSVANNQRGNDHVRHVLLLGSMICGVAGVALLAASAFIYVIKIKSFSPSTNSTKNDNNSLAVISN from the coding sequence ATGCCTTATTTCCACACAAAAAGCAACGCCATTTCAATGACGGCGTTTCTACAGTTGGTCACCACCGTCATCGTCCTCATTCTCGTTCAAGAATCAGCGGCCAGGGAGCTACGCCCCTCAGATCACGGTCTAGAGTACCAAAGCCTACCACCAAAGGGTCTCAAGTCGCCGGAAATGATGTCTTTCTTCGGATCAACTTCAAAGTCTTCCTCCACTTCATCATCGTCGACGCCGTCGGTAGTGGCGTTGCCAAAGGCCACGAATTCCAACGACACCTCGTGGTGGCGGAGTGTGGCCAATAACCAGCGGGGAAACGATCACGTGAGGCACGTGCTGCTGTTAGGGAGCATGATTTGCGGCGTCGCAGGTGTGGCTTTGTTGGCTGCTTCCGCTTTTATTTATGTGATTAAGATTAAATCATTTTCCCCTTCCACTAATTCAACTAAGAACGACAATAATAGTTTAGCCGTAATTAGCAATTAA
- the LOC105776096 gene encoding vacuolar protein sorting-associated protein 54, chloroplastic isoform X2, with amino-acid sequence MDLQPSPSGRSSTVGRTSSFSVADSGGQTLSSVLNNPHAGKLEASWGWWSVAPPEFTPLTSTKAACDLTRSDFQSYVSSISDSYYRFEDIRNHTTKEQTLDVDNIGEALVACLREVPALYFKEDFALEDGGTFRAACPFTDVSENIILQEKLSHYLDVVELHLVKEISLRSNSFFEAQGQLQDLNVKIVEGCNRIRDLKETIRLVDTDLVDSARQIQELNASRTNLLALQHKLKLILSVNQALSALKLLVASSECAGALDIIDDLQHLLDGDELSGLHCFRHLRDHVVTSIDSINSILSAEFMRASIHDKGDKDSVILLKAKARASISLNGEDVGVNLDEEETTNFRDRLLPLIIGLLRTAKLPFVLRTYRDTLTADMKTAIKTAVAELLPVLVGQPLESDMGAERTVDADGGGLSLASKLRSLSSGSFVQLLAAIFKIVQAHLVRAAEVKRAIEWVMCNLDGHYAADSVAAAIALGAMVAESSQESNGQGGALPLSASLRSTSKVLSSPGKGSDAISPSNLSKNFRADVLRENAEAVFAACDAAHGRWAKLLGVRALLHPKLRLQDFLSIYNITQEFITSTEKIGGRLGYSIRGTLQSQAKSFVDFQHESRMTKIRAVLDQETWVEVDVPDEFQAIVSSLFDSEAIVSGSKDNAESNMTESYSNEGSQVGSVAQNEPTDSSSTTAVNAAQGKAEVIERKKSDAVTSSQSNNSNTKERGKNATQTLECGGVSYHMVNCGLILLKMLSEYIDMNHLLPALSLEVVHRVVEILKFFNTRTCQLVLGAGAMQVSGLKSITSKHLALASQVISFIYAIIPELRQILFLKVPEPRKSLLLSEFDRVAQDYKVHRDEIHTKLVQIMRERLLVHLRGLPQIVESWNRPEEADPQPSQFARSLTKEVGFLQRVLSRTLHEVDVQAIFRQVVVIFHSQISDAFSRLEISTPQAKDRLYRDVTHILGCIRSLPSDNSNNSATPNWGQLDEFLAQRFGAEAS; translated from the exons ATGGATCTACAGCCTTCCCCATCGGGAAGGTCATCGACAGTTGGTCGGACCTCTTCATTTTCCGTCGCCGATTCGGGTGGCCAAACGCTTTCTTCGGTCCTTAACAACCCTCATGCTGGCAAATTGGAAGCTTCTTGGGGTTGGTGGTCGGTCGCGCCGCCTGAATTCACTCCTTTGACGTCCACCAAAGCGGCTTGCGACCTTACCCGATCCGACTTCCAATCATACGTCTCTTCCATCTCCGATTCCTATTATCGATTCGAGGATATTAGGAATCACACCACCAAGGAGCAGACTCTCGATGTCGATAACATTGGGGAAGCCCTCGTAGCTTGTTTAAGGGAGGTTCCCGCCCTTTATTTTAAGGAAGATTTCGCGCTCGAAGATGGGGGGACCTTCCGGGCAGCCTGCCCTTTTACTGATGTTTCTGAAAACATTATACTTCAGGAGAAATTGTCCCATTACTTGGATGTTGTGGAGCTTCATTTGGTGAAGGAGATTTCGTTGCGCTCCAATTCTTTCTTCGAAGCGCAAGGGCAGTTGCAGGACTTGAATGTTAAGATTGTGGAAGGATGCAATCGGATTCGTGATTTGAAGGAAACTATTCGGCTCGTAGACACTGATTTGGTTGACTCTGCTAGGCAGATTCAGGAGTTGAATGCCTCTAGGACCAATTTGTTGGCTCTCCAACATAAATTGAAGCTTATTCTATCTGTTAACCAAGCCTTATCCGCTCTTAAATTG CTTGTTGCATCTTCAGAGTGTGCTGGAGCTTTGGATATTATCGATGATCTGCAACACTTACTG GATGGGGATGAGCTTTCTGGTTTACATTGCTTTCGTCACCTTCGAGATCACGTAGTCACTTCTATAGATTCCATAAACAg TATTCTTTCGGCAGAATTTATGCGTGCTTCAATACATGACAAGGGGGATAAAGATTCAGTTATATTGTTGAAAGCAAAAGCCAGGGCATCCATTTCCTTGAATGGCGAGGATGTTGGA GTTAACTTGGATGAGGAAGAAACCACCAATTTTCGAGATCGTCTTCTGCCTCTTATTATTGGTTTGCTTCGAACT GCCAAGCTCCCATTTGTCCTAAGGACATATCGTGATACACTTACTGCTGATATGAAAACTGCTATTAAGACTGCTGTTGCAGAGCTGCTTCCGGTTCTGGTGGGCCAACCTCTGGAATCTGATATGGGTGCAGAGCGCACTGTCGATGCAGATG GTGGAGGCTTATCACTTGCTAGCAAATTAAGGAGTTTGTCATCTGGAAGCTTTGTCCAACTTCTGGCTGCTATTTTCAAGATTGTACAG GCACATTTAGTCCGGGCAGCTGAAGTGAAAAGGGCCATTGAGTGGGTAATGTGCAACCTTGATGGTCATTATGCTGCTGATTCAGTCGCTGCTGCAATTGCACTTGGTGCCATGGTTGCAGAATCTTCTCAAGAGAGTAACGGTCAAGGTGGTGCACTTCCTCTGAGTGCATCTTTAAGGAGTACATCCAAGGTTCTTTCATCCCCAGGGAAAGGAAGTGATGCGATAAGCCCCTCAAATTTATCAAAGAATTTCAG GGCGGATGTTCTGAGAGAAAATGCTGAAGCGGTCTTTGCAGCTTGTGATGCTGCTCATGGAAGATGGGCAAAGCTGCTTGGCGTTCGTGCTCTTCTTCATCCTAAGCTAAGATTGCAAGACTTTCTGAGCATATATAATATCACTCAGGAGTTTATAACTTCTACAGAGAag ATTGGAGGAAGGTTGGGATATAGCATCAGGGGAACACTGCAGTCACAGGCTAAATCCTTTGTTGATTTCCAGCATGAATCTCGA ATGACAAAAATACGAGCAGTGCTTGATCAAGAGACATGGGTAGAAGTAGATGTTCCTGATGAATTTCAGGCTATTGTTTCTTCACTGTTTGATTCTGAAGCAATAGTTTCTGGAAGCAAGGATAATGCTGAAAGTAATATGACAGAAAGCTACAGCAATGAGGGTTCACAAGTAGGTTCTGTGGCGCAGAATGAACCAACTGATTCTAGTAGCACAACTGCGGTAAATGCTGCCCAAGGGAAGGCTGAGGTGATTGAGAGAAAGAAATCTGATGCAGTAACTTCATCTCAGAGTAATAACAGTAATACAAAGGAACGTGGAAAAAATGCTACTCAAACACTTGAATGTGGCGGTGTTAGTTATCACATGGTTAACTG TGGCTTAATATTGCTGAAGATGCTGTCAGAGTACATTGACATGAATCATCTTCTGCCAGCACTATCCTTGGAGGTGGTTCATCGTGTTGTGgagattctaaaatttttcaacacGAGAACATGCCAACTTGTTTTAGGTGCTGGAGCCATGCAG GTTTCTGGTTTGAAGTCCATTACTTCTAAACACTTGGCCTTGGCAAGTCAAGTCATTAGTTTCATATATGCTATCATTCCTG AATTGAGGCAAATCCTGTTCCTCAAAGTTCCTGAACCTCGAAAGTCACTTTTGCTGTCAGAGTTTGATCGAGTTGCACAG gaTTATAAGGTTCACCGGGATGAAATTCATACAAAGCTTGTTCAGATAATGAGAGAGAGGTTGTTGGTTCATCTGCGTGGACTACCCCAGATTGTTGAGAGCTGGAATAGACCAGAAGAAGCTGACCCACAGCCCAGTCAATTTGCTAGGTCTCTCACTAAG GAAGTTGGGTTCCTCCAACGAGTTTTATCTCGTACATTGCATGAAGTAGACGTTCAAGCAATTTTCAG GCAAGTTGTTGTAATCTTCCATTCACAAATTTCAGACGCATTTTCACGCTTAGAGATCAGCACTCCCCAGGCAAAAGATAG ACTGTACCGCGATGTTACACACATTCTTGGATGCATTCGGTCATTGCCTTCtgataattcgaataactctgCTACCCCAAACTGGGGGCAACTGGATGAGTTCTTAGCACAAAGGTTCGGGGCCGAAGCCAGTTGA